From the Oleiphilus messinensis genome, one window contains:
- a CDS encoding IS4 family transposase has translation MNQRKFTTFLEKLTHSFNPEKITEIAKQADFCVRQRRITPFKLVTCLVAIMASSTIESVADIQRRYCEWSDSNITYRAFHNQFSKPEFPEFMREVLSSLLTDWLQPALAFPEGHSFHQFKQILIQDGSSFAVKDSLKKSFPGRFKTVSPAAVELQVTMDLLADQPCTISLTPDTASERDYLPEPQTLSGCLLLVDRGYFDLEWFQDLQDAGGFYVARCKNNINPTVVSAHREDGKMLKHVQGKPLKSVQGKLLKRQRTELIVSWKKGKHTITARLIACWIKQEKKFSWLITNLPQTQFSLDEVSEAYRLRWQIELLFKEWKSYANLRCFDTGKESVATGLIWAAIAAALIKRFMCHSAQRILDKALSTRKTAMCCTMTFCDTMLGIMRFDQKATELNARKLIIFLGHHAGRAHPKRDCNSGRFSLGLQLCEVA, from the coding sequence ATGAACCAGCGTAAATTTACCACATTTCTCGAAAAACTCACCCACTCCTTCAATCCAGAAAAGATCACTGAAATCGCAAAACAGGCAGATTTCTGTGTTCGGCAAAGACGAATCACGCCTTTCAAGCTAGTGACTTGCCTGGTTGCCATAATGGCGTCTAGCACCATTGAAAGTGTAGCTGACATTCAGCGTCGATATTGTGAGTGGTCTGACAGCAACATCACTTATCGTGCCTTTCACAACCAGTTTTCGAAACCAGAGTTTCCCGAATTCATGCGGGAAGTGTTGTCATCACTTCTCACTGACTGGTTGCAGCCTGCACTGGCATTCCCGGAAGGCCACTCTTTTCATCAGTTTAAACAGATCCTGATTCAAGATGGCAGCTCATTTGCCGTGAAGGATTCGTTGAAGAAGTCGTTTCCTGGCCGTTTCAAAACCGTCAGTCCTGCCGCAGTTGAGCTTCAGGTGACCATGGATCTTTTGGCAGACCAACCATGCACTATCTCGTTGACGCCCGACACAGCCAGCGAGCGGGATTACCTCCCTGAGCCACAAACTCTATCTGGGTGTCTGTTACTGGTTGACCGGGGTTACTTTGATTTGGAATGGTTTCAAGATCTGCAGGATGCTGGAGGGTTTTATGTCGCACGATGCAAGAACAACATCAACCCCACCGTTGTATCTGCTCATCGGGAAGATGGCAAAATGCTGAAGCACGTGCAGGGAAAGCCGCTGAAATCTGTTCAAGGCAAATTACTCAAGCGACAACGTACGGAACTAATTGTTTCCTGGAAAAAAGGAAAGCACACGATTACCGCGAGATTGATCGCTTGCTGGATCAAGCAGGAAAAGAAATTCTCCTGGTTGATCACCAACCTCCCTCAAACGCAGTTTTCTCTGGACGAGGTCAGTGAGGCTTACCGGTTACGCTGGCAAATCGAATTGTTGTTCAAAGAGTGGAAATCCTATGCCAATCTGCGGTGCTTTGATACCGGCAAGGAATCAGTAGCAACCGGGTTAATTTGGGCGGCGATTGCGGCGGCACTCATAAAGCGTTTTATGTGTCACAGCGCGCAGCGTATACTCGACAAAGCGCTATCCACTCGAAAAACAGCGATGTGCTGTACGATGACCTTTTGCGATACGATGCTTGGCATCATGCGCTTTGACCAGAAGGCAACTGAACTCAATGCGCGCAAATTGATTATCTTTCTTGGGCATCATGCGGGGAGAGCCCACCCCAAAAGAGACTGCAATTCGGGTAGATTCAGTTTGGGTCTACAGCTCTGTGAGGTGGCTTAA
- a CDS encoding metal-dependent hydrolase: MKAIPIKPRKVTFDVSTVPRHWNGGDPVLTRFFDALSVHFPEGERFFIQSVRNFQDRVKEPGLREDIRHFIRQEGQHGIVHDHFNEVMVGQGVDVDKITSNLRRFIRSSQKYLPEKYQLAMTAAFEHFTATLGEAMLKEEIDMFAEADPVMRAMFLWHGVEEVEHKAVAYDVYQTAAGGGYLSRVSALVVTILMIHLVVGPVFVNMLRLDGAMRQPGVVLRGLNRLYGWRGILTRMLPEFLAWFRPGFHPWDTGMPEKVAAWVEEYEGHGDPMRASAAVYGSSPMSEAA, encoded by the coding sequence ATGAAAGCGATACCAATAAAGCCACGAAAAGTAACCTTTGATGTATCTACTGTTCCACGGCATTGGAATGGTGGAGACCCTGTCCTAACTCGTTTCTTTGATGCCCTTTCAGTGCATTTCCCCGAGGGTGAACGGTTTTTTATCCAGTCGGTACGGAATTTCCAAGATCGGGTAAAGGAGCCAGGTTTACGTGAAGACATTCGCCACTTTATTCGTCAAGAGGGACAGCATGGTATTGTCCACGATCATTTCAATGAGGTGATGGTTGGGCAGGGTGTTGATGTTGACAAGATTACCAGCAATCTGCGGCGTTTCATTCGCTCGTCACAAAAGTACTTGCCAGAAAAGTATCAGCTGGCGATGACTGCAGCATTCGAACATTTTACGGCCACTCTGGGCGAGGCAATGCTCAAGGAAGAAATTGACATGTTTGCCGAAGCGGACCCTGTGATGAGAGCGATGTTTCTCTGGCATGGTGTGGAAGAGGTTGAGCATAAGGCAGTTGCCTACGATGTCTATCAAACAGCGGCGGGCGGCGGGTATCTGTCACGGGTCTCGGCGTTGGTAGTGACCATCCTAATGATTCATCTGGTGGTCGGGCCGGTGTTTGTGAATATGTTGCGTCTAGATGGCGCCATGCGCCAGCCTGGCGTCGTGTTGCGTGGGCTGAATCGTCTCTATGGTTGGCGTGGTATTTTGACTCGAATGTTGCCTGAATTCCTGGCTTGGTTCCGTCCGGGGTTTCATCCTTGGGATACGGGCATGCCAGAGAAAGTGGCGGCATGGGTGGAAGAGTATGAGGGTCATGGCGACCCAATGCGTGCATCCGCTGCTGTATACGGAAGCTCGCCGATGAGCGAGGCAGCCTGA